In Kitasatospora gansuensis, a genomic segment contains:
- a CDS encoding nucleotidyltransferase domain-containing protein, producing the protein MSDPIVAARQVVQDRFPEAVAAFLGGSTARGEGTATSDLDIVVIRPEPGEVYRETVRHAGWPVEFFVQTPASLRTMLAWDRANGVPTIASMCAHGLTLLDRDGTAGQFRALAEQTLAAGPAPVAADTLETRRYLVTDLHDDLLGAADQDELLVIAALLLDRTAELLLSTGGHWQGVGKWLPRRLRAAHPDLADQLLTGHRTLARGGSRTPFAEAVTAALAHCGGPLQAGYRRAASPELLAGPTTG; encoded by the coding sequence ATGAGTGATCCGATCGTGGCGGCGCGGCAGGTGGTCCAGGACCGGTTTCCCGAGGCGGTGGCGGCCTTCCTCGGCGGTTCGACCGCGCGCGGCGAGGGCACGGCCACCTCGGACCTGGACATCGTGGTGATCCGGCCGGAGCCGGGCGAGGTGTACCGGGAGACCGTCCGGCACGCTGGGTGGCCGGTCGAGTTCTTCGTCCAGACCCCCGCCTCGCTCCGCACCATGTTGGCCTGGGACCGGGCCAACGGCGTCCCGACCATCGCGTCGATGTGCGCCCACGGCCTCACCCTGCTGGACCGCGACGGCACCGCCGGGCAGTTCCGCGCCCTGGCCGAGCAGACCCTCGCGGCCGGGCCCGCGCCGGTCGCCGCCGACACCCTGGAGACCCGGCGGTACCTGGTCACCGACCTCCACGACGACCTGCTCGGCGCCGCCGACCAGGACGAACTGCTGGTCATCGCCGCCCTGTTGCTCGACCGCACCGCCGAACTCCTGCTGTCCACCGGCGGCCACTGGCAGGGCGTCGGCAAGTGGCTCCCCCGCCGACTCCGCGCCGCCCACCCCGACCTCGCCGACCAACTCCTCACCGGCCACCGCACGTTGGCCCGCGGCGGCTCCCGCACCCCCTTCGCCGAAGCGGTCACCGCCGCCCTCGCCCACTGCGGCGGCCCTCTCCAGGCGGGCTACCGCCGCGCCGCCTCCCCCGAGTTGCTGGCGGGGCCGACCACCGGGTGA
- a CDS encoding arylamine N-acetyltransferase family protein, protein MLTDAVVDQYLRRLGVARPGRPTVEGLFALHRAQVERVPYETLEIQLGRPTSIDPADSVRRILAGRGGYCFHLNGAFAALLTALGYRVTWHVGGVQADPSVPAGANANHLALTVECEGRRWFADTGLGDALHEPLPLDQGTYRQGPFTFGLAPSAAEPGGWRFSHDPQGSFPGMDFRAEPAGQADFLARHEWLSTSPDSPFAGPSCVLRRDAEGTDALRGVVLVRTDTTGRTESELLEPTDWFTALADVFGLTLADLGRADRDRLWRKVHTAHLSWVAARSREAAQVTAPERA, encoded by the coding sequence ATGCTGACGGACGCGGTGGTCGACCAGTACCTGCGGCGGCTCGGGGTGGCCCGGCCGGGGCGGCCCACGGTGGAGGGGCTGTTCGCGCTGCACCGGGCGCAGGTCGAGCGGGTCCCGTACGAGACGCTGGAGATCCAGCTGGGCCGGCCGACCTCGATCGATCCGGCCGACTCGGTGCGGCGGATCCTGGCCGGGCGGGGCGGGTACTGCTTCCACCTCAACGGGGCGTTCGCCGCGCTGCTGACGGCGCTCGGTTACCGGGTGACGTGGCACGTCGGCGGGGTCCAGGCCGACCCGTCCGTCCCGGCCGGGGCGAACGCCAACCACCTGGCGCTGACGGTGGAGTGCGAGGGGCGGCGCTGGTTCGCGGACACCGGGCTCGGCGACGCGCTGCACGAGCCGCTGCCGCTGGATCAGGGGACGTACCGTCAGGGGCCGTTCACCTTCGGCCTGGCGCCCTCGGCGGCCGAACCGGGCGGCTGGCGCTTCAGCCACGACCCGCAGGGTTCGTTCCCCGGTATGGACTTCCGCGCCGAACCCGCCGGCCAGGCCGACTTCCTGGCTCGGCACGAGTGGCTCTCGACCTCGCCCGACTCCCCGTTCGCGGGCCCGTCCTGCGTGCTGCGCCGGGACGCCGAGGGGACGGACGCGCTGCGCGGCGTGGTGCTGGTCCGTACCGACACCACCGGCCGTACCGAGTCCGAACTCCTGGAGCCCACCGACTGGTTCACCGCTCTCGCGGACGTCTTCGGCCTCACCCTCGCCGACCTCGGCCGGGCCGACCGCGACCGCCTCTGGCGCAAGGTGCACACGGCTCACCTGAGCTGGGTCGCGGCCCGGAGCCGCGAAGCTGCGCAGGTCACTGCGCCAGAGCGCGCCTGA
- a CDS encoding HD domain-containing protein, whose amino-acid sequence MTISRATLHELPAGLEDLYVELAAPPRLVAHLRLVHDVAVRLLAGFAEAWPELTVDAGAVRFGAASHDLGKVRHPEELSRPGSLHEAAGERLLTELGFPPESARFAGSHGSWDRPGISTEELMVSLADKVWKNSRIAGLEDLVGVRIAEATGRAPWEVFLQLDDLLGALGAAADERLAYQAAHPVVGPASNSGEAARR is encoded by the coding sequence ATGACGATCAGTCGAGCCACGCTGCACGAGCTCCCGGCCGGCCTGGAGGACCTGTACGTCGAACTGGCCGCCCCGCCCCGGCTGGTGGCCCACCTCCGGCTGGTGCACGACGTCGCGGTCCGGCTGCTCGCCGGCTTCGCCGAGGCCTGGCCGGAGCTGACGGTGGACGCCGGGGCCGTGCGGTTCGGCGCGGCCAGCCACGACCTGGGCAAGGTCCGTCACCCGGAGGAGCTCAGCCGGCCCGGCTCGCTGCACGAAGCCGCCGGGGAGCGGCTGTTGACGGAGCTGGGTTTCCCGCCGGAGTCGGCCCGGTTCGCGGGCTCGCACGGCTCCTGGGACCGCCCCGGCATCAGCACCGAGGAGCTGATGGTCAGTCTGGCCGACAAGGTCTGGAAGAACAGCCGGATCGCCGGGCTGGAGGACCTGGTCGGCGTCCGGATCGCCGAAGCCACCGGCCGGGCGCCGTGGGAGGTCTTCCTGCAGTTGGACGACCTGCTCGGCGCGCTCGGCGCGGCGGCCGACGAACGGCTCGCTTACCAGGCGGCTCACCCGGTGGTCGGCCCCGCCAGCAACTCGGGGGAGGCGGCGCGGCGGTAG